From one Coffea eugenioides isolate CCC68of chromosome 11, Ceug_1.0, whole genome shotgun sequence genomic stretch:
- the LOC113753995 gene encoding transcription factor MYB62 yields the protein MSKGRITTKSTSNPNEEEGSSIDLRRGPWTLEEDNLLIHYITCNGEGRWNSLAKCAGLKRTGKSCRLRWLNYLKPDIKRGNLTPQEQLLILELHSKWGNRWSKIAQHLPGRTDNEIKNYWRTRVQKQARQLNVDSNSKKFLEAIKCFWMPRLLEKMEQSSSLSSSSSISSISTLDNHNSASPSLATNKTPLASSSPLADSKKCSSDSVRIMLLQQPAAQSQENPNSSPVQTYGKNNSACNNSIEEDSCYHVDMTSYPDGEVFSHHQPPEMSAEAMESPDMNFSECQISEADNWFNDDMSAGAFWNTDELWHFRKPEVGI from the exons ATGAGCAAAGGAAGGATTACTACTAAAAGCACAAGCAATCCAAATGAAGAAGAAGGATCATCAATTGACCTAAGAAGAGGGCCATGGACTCTGGAGGAGGATAACCTTCTTATCCATTACATAACATGCAATGGTGAAGGTCGATGGAATTCACTAGCTAAATGTGCAG GGTTGAAAAGAACAGGGAAAAGTTGCAGATTGAGGTGGTTAAATTACTTAAAACCAGACATTAAGCGTGGAAATCTCACCCCGCAGGAACAACTTCTGATACTAGAACTCCATTCCAAGTggggaaacag GTGGTCAAAAATTGCACAGCACCTGCCGGGAAGAACAGATAATGAAATCAAGAACTATTGGAGAACAAGGGTGCAGAAGCAGGCACGACAACTAAACGTTGACTCTAACAGCAAGAAATTTCTGGAAGCGATCAAGTGTTTTTGGATGCCAAGATTGCTTGAAAAGATGGAGCAGAGTTCATCACTCTCCTCCTCATCATCCATTTCTTCCATTTCTACCCTAGACAATCATAATTCCGCCTCTCCTTCTTTAGCAACTAATAAAACCCCTTTGGCATCATCATCTCCATTGGCGGACTCGAAAAAATGTTCATCAGATTCTGTGAGAATAATGCTGCTGCAGCAGCCAGCTGCTCAGAGTCAGGAAAATCCCAATAGCAGTCCTGTTCAAACCTATGGCAAGAACAACTCTGCATGCAACAATTCAATTGAGGAGGATAGTTGTTACCATGTGGACATGACTAGCTATCCTGATGGAGAGGTTTTCAGCCATCACCAACCTCCTGAGATGTCAGCCGAAGCAATGGAATCTCCGGACATGAATTTCTCAGAATGTCAGATTTCAGAAGCTGATAATTGGTTTAATGATGACATGTCAGCAGGTGCTTTTTGGAACACGGATGAACTGTGGCATTTCAGAAAGCCGGAGGTGGGCATCTAG